In the Agromyces flavus genome, TGGCCTCGTTCTTCGACGAGAACCGCGAGGAGGTGGCGTGGGACTACATCTCGCAGTACCTCAAGGACGCCGCGGTCGCGGGTGAGGACCCCCGGTTCTACGACCACGGCGGCGTCGACATCCAGGGCACCGTCCGCGGTGCCCTGAAGACGGTCATCGGCGGCGACACCCAGGGTGGATCCTCGATCACGCAGCAGTACGTCAAGAACGTGCTCATCAACAACGGCGTGTCCGAGGCGCAGACCGAGGAGGAGAAGCAGGCCGCGTACGAGGACGCGACCGAGGTGAGCGCCGAGCGCAAGCTCAAGGAGATCCGCTACGCCATCACCCTCGAGAAGAAGTACTCGAAGGACGAGATCCTCCAGGGCTACCTGAACATCGCGCACTTCGGCGGACGCGTGTACGGCGTCCAGGCCGCCGCCCAGTACTACTTCGCGACGAACGCCCGCGACCTGACGCTCGCGCAGGCGGCGAGCCTCATCGCGATCGTGAACCACCCGGAGAAGTTCCGCCTCGACTACCCCGAGAGCGAGGAGAACGGCGCCGCCTCGGTGGATGCCGCCGGCAACGCGGTCCCCTACGCGGCCAACAAGGAACGTCGTGACTACATCCTGGGCGAGATGCTCAAGGAGAAGAAGATCACGCAGGAGGAGCACGACGCGGCGGTCGCCGAACCCGTCACTCCCGCCATCACGCAGCCGAGCACGGGGTGCTCGTCGGCGAAGGGGCACGCGTTCTTCTGCGACTACGTGTCGTGGGAGATCAAGAACAAGTTCGACGACCCGGACACGCCCGATGTCAACGAGGGCCGCGAGCTCCTGCAGAAGGGCGGCCTCGACATCTACACGACGCTCGACCTCGGCCTGCAGAACGAGGCGATCAACGCGATCAACGAGAACGTGCCGAAGGTCGCCGAGGGCGTCGACATCGGCAGCACCGTCGTGAGCGTCGAGGTCGGGACCGGCCGGATCCTCGCGATGGCCCAGAACAAGGACTACTCGAACGATCCCGACGTGCTCGCCAGTGGAGCCAACTACACCGCGGTGAACTACAACGCCGACATCGACTACGGCGGCTCGAGCGGCTTCCAGCCCGGGTCGACGTACAAGGTCTTCACGCTCGCCGAATGGCTGAAGGAAGGCCACTCGCTGAACGAGTCCGTCGACGCGCGCCGACGCGACAACTGGGGCCAGTTCAACAACAGCTGCGAAGGCACCATGAGCGGCGACGGCTGGAACCCCAAGAACGATGGCGGTGAAGGCGGCGGCTACTGGAGCGCCGTGCAGAACACCGTGAACTCGTACAACACCGGCTTCGTCGCGATGGCCAAGCAACTCGACCTGTGCGGTATCGCGAAGACGGCCGAGGCGCTCGGCGTGCACCGCGCCGACTACGACCCGCTCTCGCAGTTCCCGTCGGCCGTCCTCGGCACCAACGAGGTCGCGCCGCTCTCGATGGCCACGGCGTTCGCCGGGATCGCCGGGAACGGCACCGCCTGCACGCCGATCGCGATCGACCGCATCGTGAACGCGAAGGGCGAGGAGGTCGCCCCGCCCAAGAGCGAGTGCACGCAGGCGCTCACGCCCGAGGTCGCGAACGCCACCGCGTACGCCATGCAGCGCGTCATGAGCGACGGCACAGGCAGCACCTCGAGCGGACGCACCGACCCGTGGGTCCCGATGATCGGCAAGACCGGAACCACCGACAACGCCGAGGCCACATGGATGAGCGGCGCGTCGACCAAGGTCGCCACGGTCGTGGGCG is a window encoding:
- a CDS encoding transglycosylase domain-containing protein, translating into MSDTASGVLGFVGMSALAGILVTAAVTPALAVTGMAANNGITMFENLPGYLEIDELAEKSTVYAMVDGVPSAMASFFDENREEVAWDYISQYLKDAAVAGEDPRFYDHGGVDIQGTVRGALKTVIGGDTQGGSSITQQYVKNVLINNGVSEAQTEEEKQAAYEDATEVSAERKLKEIRYAITLEKKYSKDEILQGYLNIAHFGGRVYGVQAAAQYYFATNARDLTLAQAASLIAIVNHPEKFRLDYPESEENGAASVDAAGNAVPYAANKERRDYILGEMLKEKKITQEEHDAAVAEPVTPAITQPSTGCSSAKGHAFFCDYVSWEIKNKFDDPDTPDVNEGRELLQKGGLDIYTTLDLGLQNEAINAINENVPKVAEGVDIGSTVVSVEVGTGRILAMAQNKDYSNDPDVLASGANYTAVNYNADIDYGGSSGFQPGSTYKVFTLAEWLKEGHSLNESVDARRRDNWGQFNNSCEGTMSGDGWNPKNDGGEGGGYWSAVQNTVNSYNTGFVAMAKQLDLCGIAKTAEALGVHRADYDPLSQFPSAVLGTNEVAPLSMATAFAGIAGNGTACTPIAIDRIVNAKGEEVAPPKSECTQALTPEVANATAYAMQRVMSDGTGSTSSGRTDPWVPMIGKTGTTDNAEATWMSGASTKVATVVGVFNVTGHVNLRDTYFDAGEAATLRHRIWPRVMSYANATYGGGEFPQVKDSFLNAPQVSVPDVIGLSPEAAQQALESAGFGWSMDGEVDSSQPKGTIGAQNPSGTASRGAVISLQVSRGNGVTVPDVGGMSQDEAENALKSAGFKVDRTEQDVLDPTQDGIVIGQSPAAGSAAKSGDRVTITVGKLAAPGGGGDGGTPPGND